A window of the Polaribacter batillariae genome harbors these coding sequences:
- a CDS encoding SdpI family protein gives MNPLTYILTTNGLLFLISIIFWKFPPKKINAIYGYRTAKAMQNQKIWDFANSVFNKNLLIYSGISFLAGLVFATYATKEISWQPMVLVLLSILVSIIKTERALNDNFTDEGKFKS, from the coding sequence ATGAATCCATTAACATACATTTTAACCACAAACGGTTTGCTATTTTTAATCAGTATAATTTTTTGGAAATTTCCACCGAAAAAAATAAATGCGATTTATGGTTATAGAACTGCGAAAGCGATGCAAAACCAGAAAATTTGGGATTTTGCAAACAGCGTTTTTAATAAAAACTTATTAATTTATTCTGGAATTTCTTTCTTAGCGGGCTTGGTTTTTGCTACTTACGCTACCAAAGAAATTTCTTGGCAACCCATGGTTTTGGTACTTTTGTCTATTTTAGTAAGCATTATTAAAACAGAACGTGCTCTTAATGATAATTTTACAGACGAGGGGAAATTTAAAAGTTAA
- a CDS encoding restriction endonuclease, whose translation MKPFAEIDIENDGNYLKLLSAVSKISGLFSESAVPFINYRVAENIFCKSFKANNLSRSDTAFDADFNSIGIGLKTFISKTNSSTEKVAEFNSLSRDLKNYRGKELALKLGEYRNERINLANRVYNIKSSLYHIVARREKELLLFETDYNRIDIANISSVKSNKASLQFEDGHNFYSFNYSKSTLFRKFIIPENAFKLPIDIIEDPYSLLLDLFSSNQYKSATDKLVKGENYIVLPLYGIKKKEKFVFEKSGLNQWNAGGRKRDIGEIYIPIPIDIHKEFPNFFPERDETFNLEIPTGEVFEAKVCQDNSKALMTNPNKALSDWLLRKVLQLKEGELATIEKLDKLGFDSVIITKNERFEFKIDIMKTDSYNKFWK comes from the coding sequence ATGAAACCATTCGCAGAAATTGATATTGAAAATGACGGAAATTATTTAAAACTTCTTTCTGCAGTTTCCAAAATTTCAGGACTTTTTAGTGAAAGTGCAGTTCCTTTTATTAATTATAGAGTTGCCGAAAATATATTTTGTAAAAGTTTTAAAGCAAATAATTTATCACGTTCTGATACTGCTTTTGATGCTGATTTTAATTCAATTGGAATTGGTTTAAAAACCTTTATTTCAAAAACTAATAGTAGCACAGAGAAAGTAGCTGAATTTAATAGTCTTTCAAGAGATTTAAAAAATTATAGAGGAAAAGAACTTGCCTTAAAACTTGGAGAATATAGAAATGAGAGAATCAATTTAGCAAACAGAGTTTACAATATTAAATCTTCTCTTTATCATATTGTAGCAAGAAGAGAAAAAGAATTATTGCTCTTCGAAACTGATTATAATCGAATTGATATTGCAAATATTAGTTCAGTAAAAAGTAACAAAGCAAGTTTACAATTTGAAGATGGACATAATTTCTATTCTTTTAACTATTCAAAAAGTACATTATTTAGAAAATTCATAATTCCTGAAAACGCTTTTAAATTACCAATCGATATTATTGAAGACCCCTACAGTTTATTACTTGATTTATTTTCAAGTAATCAATATAAATCTGCAACAGATAAACTTGTAAAAGGAGAAAATTATATTGTTTTACCACTTTATGGAATTAAGAAAAAAGAAAAGTTTGTTTTTGAAAAAAGTGGATTAAATCAATGGAATGCAGGAGGTAGAAAAAGAGATATTGGAGAAATTTATATTCCAATTCCTATCGATATTCATAAAGAATTTCCAAATTTTTTCCCTGAAAGAGATGAAACTTTTAATTTAGAAATTCCAACAGGAGAAGTTTTTGAAGCAAAAGTTTGTCAAGACAATTCAAAAGCACTAATGACAAACCCGAATAAAGCTTTATCCGATTGGCTTTTACGAAAAGTACTTCAACTAAAAGAAGGAGAATTGGCTACAATTGAAAAATTAGATAAATTAGGTTTTGATAGCGTAATTATAACTAAAAACGAAAGGTTTGAATTTAAAATTGATATAATGAAAACGGATAGTTATAATAAGTTTTGGAAGTAG
- a CDS encoding TonB-dependent receptor plug domain-containing protein, whose amino-acid sequence MRNLFFTIVLLMSGATFSQSVKVLDKETGKIVKNVSVFNDQQTINITTNDKGLVDISQFKKEEIVSFSHIAYAVLRVKKSTIVKNNYVVYLTKQSEQLDEIVLSVFKKAEKSNRIAEQIAVVNAKEIQKISPQTSADLLATIPGIKVQKSQFGGGSPVIRGMESNRVLLVVDGVRMNNAIYRKGHLQNSITVTPNMLDKTEVVFGPSSVLYGSDALGGVIHYYTKTPKLSENEEVISQLFSRFSTVNHEITTNVTAEIRKQKWASLTSISYSGFGDLKAGKRRSHGFKDWGKVFFYSENTNGNYKENPTKNSDPNLLRNTGYNQTDVLQKFFVPLSKNTDLKINLQYSTTSNIPRFDRLIELNKGELKFAEWNYGPQKRLLISSQLLLNPNKNWLDNGTVTVAYQNLKESRIQRKFGSLERSYREEAVDVFSFNGDFSVPLTTNKKRTLSYGFEFAYNDVKSNSYGKELNIVNGEIKGFSNDFKVQSRYPDGGSSYLSSAVYVDYRQDLSSKSTLNSGIRFTNTNLHAKWIDETFIQLPDKDINANHSAVTATLGYVYKPNTNWQINSVLSSGFRSPNIDDVGRVREKSGNVTVPNILVTPEFAYNAEVGILKYFNDRKFRFGANAFYTLLDNYIQRDFIYNANGTKQQQTFDGEDGNAVSNQNKGTAYITGVTASYLGRISNRWKTSGFLTYTKGKTYDTKEPMSSIPPLFGQFEVNYNADKLEFGANIRFNAKKDIEDFNITEGIDNHDLTPVINKNGTTEQEIYFGSPAWVTLGLNGSYVVSSNFSVQARLDNLLDQHYIEFASGVSSPGRNLSVSFVANF is encoded by the coding sequence ATGAGAAATTTATTTTTTACAATTGTTCTTTTAATGAGTGGAGCTACTTTTTCGCAAAGCGTAAAAGTTTTAGATAAAGAAACAGGAAAAATTGTTAAAAATGTTAGTGTTTTTAACGACCAGCAAACAATAAATATTACTACGAACGATAAAGGTTTGGTAGATATTTCTCAATTTAAAAAAGAAGAAATTGTTAGTTTTTCGCATATTGCTTATGCAGTTTTAAGAGTTAAAAAATCTACCATTGTAAAAAATAATTATGTAGTATATCTAACAAAACAATCCGAACAATTAGACGAAATTGTACTTTCTGTATTTAAAAAGGCAGAAAAATCGAATCGAATTGCAGAACAAATTGCGGTTGTAAATGCAAAAGAAATTCAGAAAATTTCTCCACAAACCTCTGCAGACTTGTTAGCTACGATTCCTGGAATTAAAGTACAAAAATCTCAGTTTGGTGGAGGAAGCCCTGTAATTCGTGGAATGGAATCGAACCGAGTTTTATTGGTGGTAGATGGCGTTCGAATGAACAATGCTATTTACAGAAAAGGGCATTTGCAAAACTCTATTACAGTAACACCAAACATGTTAGATAAAACAGAAGTTGTCTTTGGTCCTTCGTCTGTTTTATATGGTTCAGATGCGTTAGGTGGTGTAATTCATTACTACACAAAAACACCAAAATTATCTGAAAACGAAGAAGTGATTAGTCAGCTTTTTTCGAGATTTTCAACCGTAAATCACGAAATAACAACCAACGTAACTGCAGAAATTAGAAAACAAAAATGGGCTTCTTTAACCAGTATTTCTTATAGCGGTTTTGGCGATTTAAAAGCAGGAAAAAGACGCTCTCATGGTTTTAAAGATTGGGGAAAAGTATTTTTCTACTCAGAAAATACAAATGGAAATTACAAAGAAAATCCAACCAAAAATTCCGACCCAAATTTGTTAAGAAATACAGGGTATAACCAAACAGATGTGTTGCAAAAATTCTTTGTTCCGCTTTCTAAAAATACCGATTTAAAAATAAATTTACAATATTCTACAACTTCCAACATTCCAAGATTCGATCGTTTAATAGAATTAAATAAAGGCGAATTAAAGTTTGCAGAATGGAATTATGGACCACAAAAAAGATTGTTAATCTCGTCTCAGTTATTGTTAAATCCTAATAAAAACTGGCTAGATAATGGTACAGTAACTGTGGCATATCAAAATTTAAAAGAAAGCAGAATACAGCGTAAATTTGGGAGTTTAGAGCGTTCTTATAGAGAAGAAGCTGTAGATGTTTTTAGTTTTAATGGAGATTTTTCTGTGCCATTAACAACCAATAAAAAAAGAACACTTTCTTATGGTTTCGAGTTTGCTTATAACGATGTAAAATCGAATTCTTACGGAAAAGAATTAAATATTGTAAACGGAGAAATTAAAGGTTTTTCCAACGATTTTAAAGTACAATCTCGTTATCCAGATGGAGGAAGTAGTTATTTAAGTTCTGCTGTTTATGTAGATTATAGGCAAGATTTAAGTAGCAAATCTACTTTAAATTCGGGCATTCGTTTTACGAACACAAACTTGCATGCAAAATGGATTGATGAAACTTTTATCCAACTTCCAGATAAAGATATTAATGCAAACCATTCTGCAGTTACTGCAACTTTAGGTTATGTTTACAAACCCAATACAAATTGGCAAATAAACAGTGTGCTATCTTCTGGTTTTCGTTCGCCAAATATAGATGATGTTGGGCGTGTTCGAGAAAAATCTGGAAATGTAACCGTGCCAAATATTTTAGTAACCCCAGAATTTGCCTACAACGCAGAAGTTGGTATTTTAAAATATTTTAACGACAGGAAGTTTCGTTTTGGAGCAAATGCATTTTATACTTTATTAGATAATTATATTCAAAGAGATTTTATTTACAATGCAAATGGTACCAAACAACAGCAAACTTTCGATGGAGAAGATGGAAATGCAGTATCGAATCAAAACAAAGGAACCGCTTATATTACCGGAGTTACAGCAAGTTATTTAGGAAGAATTTCGAATCGATGGAAAACTTCTGGTTTTTTAACATATACCAAAGGTAAAACGTACGATACCAAAGAGCCAATGTCTTCTATACCGCCTTTATTTGGGCAGTTTGAAGTAAATTACAATGCAGATAAACTTGAGTTTGGCGCCAATATTCGTTTTAATGCTAAAAAAGATATCGAAGATTTTAATATAACAGAAGGCATAGACAATCACGATTTAACACCTGTTATTAATAAAAACGGAACCACAGAACAAGAAATTTATTTTGGTTCTCCTGCTTGGGTAACATTAGGGTTAAATGGAAGTTATGTAGTGAGTAGTAATTTTTCTGTGCAAGCGAGATTAGATAATTTACTAGACCAACATTATATAGAGTTTGCTTCTGGAGTTTCTTCTCCAGGTAGAAATTTATCGGTTTCTTTTGTCGCTAATTTCTAA
- a CDS encoding DNA cytosine methyltransferase, with amino-acid sequence MVSIEEFDVKNYQIKLVEPEAKAVITHYLHNVYNGVSKHYKKDALKVLKKFVKYKQDENISIVEEDALQQLLFEVENVPFPTPENYIFKFIDLFAGIGGFRLALQNIGGKCVYTSEWENAAKKTYRENFGEIPFGDITKENTKSYIPKEFDVLCAGFPCQAFSIAGNRKGFADTRGTLFFDVEQIINKHRPKVVFLENVKNLVSHDKGKTFKTIIEVLENKLGYKVFSSILNSMTHANIPQNRERIFIVAFDPNQVKNWSNFKFPKKIELTKTIHNILEKGKQENKYYYPKEHKYYPELEKTMTSKDTVYQWRRVYVRENKSNVCPTLTANMGTGGHNVPLIKDNFGIRKLTPRECFSFQGYPQNYILPNLANSKLYMQAGNSVTTTLVERIAKEIITVL; translated from the coding sequence ATGGTAAGTATTGAAGAATTTGATGTAAAAAACTATCAAATAAAACTTGTTGAGCCAGAGGCTAAAGCTGTTATTACTCACTATTTGCATAACGTTTACAATGGAGTTTCTAAACACTACAAAAAAGATGCTTTAAAAGTTCTTAAAAAATTTGTAAAATACAAACAAGACGAAAATATTTCTATTGTTGAAGAAGATGCTTTACAACAGCTACTTTTTGAAGTAGAAAATGTTCCTTTTCCGACTCCTGAAAATTATATTTTTAAATTTATTGATTTATTTGCGGGAATTGGTGGATTTAGATTGGCTTTACAAAATATTGGTGGAAAATGCGTTTATACAAGTGAATGGGAAAACGCGGCAAAAAAAACCTACAGAGAAAACTTTGGGGAAATTCCATTTGGAGATATTACAAAAGAAAATACAAAAAGTTATATTCCTAAAGAATTTGATGTTTTGTGTGCAGGCTTTCCTTGTCAAGCATTTTCAATTGCAGGAAATAGAAAAGGTTTTGCAGATACAAGAGGAACTCTATTTTTTGACGTAGAACAAATTATAAATAAACACAGACCAAAGGTTGTTTTTTTAGAAAATGTTAAAAATCTAGTTTCACACGATAAAGGAAAAACATTTAAAACTATAATTGAAGTTTTAGAAAACAAATTAGGCTATAAAGTTTTTAGCTCAATTTTAAATTCAATGACTCACGCTAATATTCCTCAAAATAGAGAACGAATATTTATTGTTGCTTTCGACCCAAATCAAGTGAAAAATTGGAGTAATTTCAAATTTCCAAAGAAAATTGAATTAACAAAAACTATTCATAATATTTTAGAAAAAGGAAAACAGGAAAATAAATATTATTATCCAAAAGAGCACAAATACTATCCAGAACTTGAGAAAACTATGACTTCTAAAGACACTGTTTATCAATGGAGAAGAGTTTACGTAAGGGAAAACAAAAGTAATGTTTGCCCAACTTTAACAGCAAATATGGGAACTGGTGGTCACAACGTTCCTTTAATTAAAGATAACTTTGGAATTAGAAAGTTAACACCAAGAGAATGCTTTTCTTTTCAAGGTTATCCACAAAATTACATTTTGCCAAATCTTGCGAATAGTAAATTATATATGCAAGCAGGAAATTCGGTAACAACAACTTTAGTAGAAAGAATTGCTAAAGAAATTATAACTGTATTATGA
- a CDS encoding peptidogalycan biosysnthesis protein — translation MNTWKILNCENNVYFHRDFLQSIQKNHPEITFSYIILVNENELPIAFSTIQIVDFYMNSIQKNFYFLKSLGRKLRILKDSKPLKLLISGNTFVSGEHGVFIKPNENKQKVILELAKAINHFVNSNKTLKNKIDAFLLKDFVNESLSITDELKNVSYHPFSVEPNMLFHIDKNWQTFDDYLAAMKTKFRVKAKKAYSQSASIDIEEITFANIEEKLTEMTTLYQKVTANANFNLSDFNLETYKDFKEKFGEKYILKAFYLRGKLVGFMSGIINHNSLDAHFVGIDYQLNKAYAIYQRMLYSYVEIAIHKKLKTINFGRTASEIKSSVGAIPQDLTMYLRHKKTITNKILKLFLQRIQPTPFQQKFPFKK, via the coding sequence GTGAATACTTGGAAAATTCTCAATTGCGAAAACAATGTTTATTTTCATCGAGATTTTTTACAATCGATTCAAAAAAATCATCCAGAAATAACGTTTTCTTATATTATTTTGGTAAACGAGAACGAGCTTCCTATAGCTTTTTCGACGATTCAAATTGTAGATTTTTATATGAATTCCATTCAAAAAAATTTCTATTTTTTAAAGAGTTTAGGAAGAAAACTGCGAATTTTAAAAGACAGCAAACCCTTAAAACTACTTATCTCTGGAAACACTTTTGTAAGTGGAGAACATGGCGTTTTTATAAAACCCAATGAAAACAAACAAAAAGTAATTTTAGAATTGGCAAAAGCCATCAACCACTTTGTAAATAGTAACAAAACACTAAAAAATAAGATTGATGCTTTTCTATTGAAAGACTTTGTAAACGAATCTTTGTCTATTACAGATGAATTAAAAAACGTGAGTTATCATCCGTTTTCGGTAGAACCCAATATGCTATTTCATATCGATAAAAACTGGCAAACTTTTGATGATTATTTGGCCGCCATGAAAACCAAATTTCGTGTAAAAGCTAAAAAAGCATATTCGCAAAGCGCCTCTATTGATATTGAAGAAATAACATTCGCAAATATTGAAGAGAAATTGACTGAAATGACTACTTTGTATCAAAAAGTAACTGCAAATGCCAATTTTAATTTGAGCGATTTCAATTTAGAAACCTATAAAGATTTTAAAGAAAAATTTGGCGAAAAGTATATTTTAAAAGCATTTTATCTTCGAGGTAAATTGGTTGGTTTTATGTCTGGCATTATTAACCATAATTCTTTAGACGCCCATTTTGTAGGTATCGATTATCAACTAAATAAAGCGTACGCGATCTACCAAAGAATGCTGTATAGTTATGTAGAAATTGCCATTCATAAAAAATTAAAAACCATCAATTTCGGAAGAACAGCAAGCGAAATTAAAAGTTCTGTAGGGGCAATTCCACAAGATTTAACCATGTATCTTCGTCACAAAAAAACCATTACAAATAAAATATTAAAGTTATTTTTGCAAAGAATACAACCTACACCATTTCAACAGAAATTTCCATTTAAAAAGTAG
- a CDS encoding acyl-CoA thioesterase produces MQTSKELIALLDLKDLGENNFSGNSYTIGSPHVFGGQVLAQAVNAAYRTIPENRFLHSLHAYFLEVGDLTIPINYHVAEMRNGGSFSTRRVTASQNGKTIFIMAASFHIKEKGFEHQATFDSKIKQPEDLLSWDDMLAQFGDFLPKSTKAFLSVKRPIEFKPVRVPNPMDPKDLPANEQVWFRLKGKEHTNLDYRTKQEILTYISDYNVLNAAFNPNASTYNFANTQTASLDHSMWFFRDFDFNDWMLFSAESPNAFGARGLAKGNIFTRNGKLVASFAQEGLMRPVRK; encoded by the coding sequence ATGCAAACAAGTAAAGAATTAATAGCTCTTTTAGATTTAAAAGATTTAGGAGAAAATAATTTTAGCGGAAACAGTTATACCATTGGAAGTCCACATGTTTTTGGTGGCCAAGTTTTGGCACAAGCAGTAAATGCAGCTTATAGAACCATACCAGAAAACCGGTTTTTGCATTCTCTACACGCCTATTTTTTAGAAGTTGGAGATTTAACAATTCCTATAAATTACCATGTTGCAGAAATGCGAAATGGAGGAAGTTTCTCGACAAGAAGAGTTACTGCAAGCCAAAATGGAAAAACTATTTTTATTATGGCTGCTTCGTTTCATATTAAAGAAAAGGGTTTCGAACACCAAGCAACATTCGATTCTAAGATAAAACAACCAGAAGATTTATTAAGTTGGGATGATATGTTAGCTCAATTTGGCGATTTTCTACCAAAATCTACCAAAGCTTTTTTAAGCGTAAAAAGACCCATTGAATTTAAACCAGTAAGAGTTCCAAATCCTATGGATCCTAAAGATTTACCCGCAAACGAGCAAGTTTGGTTTCGCTTAAAAGGAAAAGAGCATACTAATTTAGATTATAGAACAAAGCAAGAAATTCTTACGTACATTTCCGACTACAATGTATTAAATGCTGCTTTTAACCCCAATGCGAGCACATATAATTTTGCAAACACTCAAACCGCAAGTTTAGACCATTCTATGTGGTTTTTTAGAGATTTCGATTTTAACGATTGGATGCTTTTTTCTGCAGAATCGCCTAATGCTTTTGGTGCAAGAGGTTTGGCAAAAGGAAATATTTTTACAAGAAATGGTAAATTGGTGGCGTCTTTTGCACAAGAAGGATTAATGAGGCCTGTTAGGAAGTAG
- a CDS encoding metallophosphoesterase, producing the protein MSSNFRISRAFKNAKKICFNANSKFVFFSDSHRGNNGFADDFARNRNMFKHALEYYYNNGFTYIELGDGDELWENRRFERIFRANKHIYMWLKKFHKENRLHFIWGNHDMKYKNPATIRKNLHYYYDSVSDTKKELLIGASFSEAIFLEDENTGKGIFLLHGHQADWFNYVFWRLSSFLVKVLWKPLQILGFSDPTSPAQNFKERIKVEYKLEKWIQENNHQMMITGHTHRPRFPDKNEIPFFNDGSCVHPRSITGIEIENNEICLIKWHITTKENGTMQIIRTVLEGPESLTYYMH; encoded by the coding sequence ATGTCTTCTAACTTTAGAATTTCTCGTGCTTTTAAAAATGCCAAAAAAATTTGTTTTAATGCCAATTCTAAATTTGTGTTTTTTAGCGATTCTCACAGAGGAAACAATGGTTTTGCAGATGATTTTGCAAGAAACAGAAACATGTTTAAACATGCTTTAGAGTATTATTACAACAACGGTTTTACGTATATTGAATTAGGTGATGGAGACGAGTTGTGGGAAAACCGACGTTTCGAACGTATTTTTAGAGCCAACAAACATATTTATATGTGGCTAAAAAAGTTTCATAAAGAAAATAGATTGCATTTTATCTGGGGAAATCATGACATGAAATATAAAAACCCTGCAACAATTCGTAAGAATTTACATTACTATTACGACTCTGTATCAGACACAAAAAAGGAACTTTTAATTGGTGCTTCTTTTTCTGAAGCCATTTTTTTAGAAGATGAAAACACAGGAAAAGGAATTTTCTTGTTGCATGGACATCAAGCAGATTGGTTTAATTACGTATTTTGGAGATTGAGTAGTTTTTTAGTGAAAGTCTTATGGAAACCGCTACAAATATTGGGTTTTTCGGATCCCACTTCTCCCGCTCAGAATTTTAAAGAACGCATAAAAGTCGAATACAAATTAGAAAAATGGATTCAAGAAAACAACCATCAAATGATGATTACCGGTCACACACACAGGCCACGTTTTCCTGATAAAAATGAAATTCCGTTTTTTAACGATGGTAGCTGTGTGCATCCAAGATCTATTACAGGAATAGAAATTGAAAATAACGAAATTTGTTTGATCAAATGGCACATTACCACAAAAGAAAACGGAACCATGCAAATTATTAGAACTGTTTTAGAAGGTCCAGAAAGTTTAACTTATTATATGCATTAA
- the recO gene encoding DNA repair protein RecO, giving the protein MAVVSTKAIVLSTLKYSDTSLIVKCYTEEDGLKSYLVRGVLKAKKGGLKVAYFQPLTQLNIVANHSSKNTLHTIKEVQILNPYKSIYKDVVKQSVVLFLSEVLSYSIQEEEKNEHLYNYLETAFVWLDVHEKIANFHLLFLLNFTRYLGFYPDLSKATKIGFNLLDGNFTNCTSEKNVISGNHFYQFKKLLGINFDGIENVSFGKKERQLVLQIIIRYFELHLDGFRKPKSLQVLETVFS; this is encoded by the coding sequence ATGGCGGTTGTAAGTACAAAAGCAATTGTTTTAAGCACGTTAAAATATAGCGATACGAGCTTAATTGTAAAATGCTACACAGAAGAAGATGGTTTAAAATCGTACTTAGTTAGAGGAGTTTTAAAAGCCAAAAAAGGCGGATTAAAAGTGGCCTATTTTCAACCTTTAACACAATTAAACATTGTTGCCAACCACAGTTCTAAAAACACGCTTCATACAATAAAAGAAGTTCAAATTTTAAATCCATATAAATCTATTTATAAAGATGTTGTAAAACAATCTGTGGTACTATTTTTATCAGAGGTTTTGTCTTACAGCATTCAAGAAGAAGAAAAAAACGAGCACTTATATAATTACCTAGAAACTGCTTTTGTTTGGTTAGATGTGCACGAGAAAATAGCCAATTTTCATTTGCTATTTTTGCTGAATTTTACTCGGTATTTAGGGTTTTATCCAGATTTGTCTAAAGCAACAAAAATAGGCTTTAATTTGTTAGATGGAAACTTTACGAATTGTACTTCAGAAAAAAATGTAATTTCTGGCAATCATTTTTATCAGTTTAAAAAGCTGTTAGGCATAAATTTTGATGGTATAGAAAACGTGTCTTTTGGTAAAAAGGAAAGACAATTGGTATTACAAATAATTATCAGATATTTTGAATTACATTTGGACGGTTTTAGAAAACCTAAATCGTTACAAGTATTAGAAACCGTTTTTAGTTAA
- a CDS encoding efflux RND transporter periplasmic adaptor subunit, whose translation MRKIILAILGILAIVGAVLLGNYIVEKNQKPKPKFKKQVKTVFVQEVVNKEVPIILTASGNLTAKNKIDIFSEVQGIFKSSKKPFKAGTRYYKGETLLSINSDEFYASLQSQKSGLYNLLTAIMPDIRLDYPNEFKKWENYLKSFDINKTTPKLPKFSTDKEKYFISGRGILTAYYNVKNLEVRNSKHQIRAPFSGILTEALVSPGTLIRVGQKLGEFIDPSIYEMEVSVNAAFADLLKVGNSVALSNLEKSKKYTGKVVRVNGRVDQVSQTIKAFIDVKHPDLKEGMFLEADLVAKSEKEAIEISRKLLVDNTAVYTVKNDSILTLVKVKPVYFGAKNVVIKGLHNNDKILTQTLPGAFDGMIVKINKKK comes from the coding sequence ATGAGAAAAATAATATTAGCTATTCTTGGGATTTTAGCTATAGTAGGTGCTGTTTTATTAGGAAACTATATTGTAGAAAAAAACCAAAAACCAAAGCCAAAATTTAAAAAACAAGTAAAAACAGTTTTTGTACAAGAGGTAGTAAATAAAGAAGTTCCTATTATACTTACTGCTAGTGGAAACTTAACAGCTAAAAATAAAATAGATATTTTTTCTGAAGTACAAGGTATTTTTAAATCTTCTAAAAAACCCTTTAAAGCAGGAACAAGATATTATAAAGGAGAAACTTTATTAAGTATCAATAGCGACGAATTTTACGCAAGTTTGCAATCTCAAAAAAGTGGTTTGTATAATTTACTAACGGCCATAATGCCAGATATACGTTTAGATTATCCAAACGAATTTAAGAAATGGGAAAACTATTTAAAGAGTTTCGATATTAACAAAACCACTCCAAAATTGCCTAAATTCTCCACAGATAAAGAAAAATATTTTATTTCTGGAAGAGGTATTTTAACAGCATATTACAATGTTAAAAATTTAGAAGTTCGTAATTCTAAACACCAAATTAGAGCCCCTTTTTCTGGCATTTTAACAGAAGCTTTGGTAAGCCCTGGAACATTAATTAGAGTAGGGCAAAAATTAGGTGAATTTATAGATCCAAGTATTTACGAGATGGAAGTTTCTGTAAATGCAGCGTTTGCAGATCTCTTAAAAGTTGGGAATTCTGTGGCGCTGTCTAATTTAGAAAAATCGAAAAAATATACAGGAAAAGTAGTTCGTGTAAATGGTCGGGTCGATCAAGTTTCGCAAACCATTAAGGCTTTTATCGATGTAAAACATCCAGATTTAAAAGAAGGCATGTTTTTAGAAGCAGATTTGGTAGCAAAATCAGAGAAAGAAGCCATTGAAATTTCAAGAAAATTATTGGTAGATAATACTGCTGTTTACACAGTAAAAAACGATAGTATTTTAACCTTAGTAAAAGTAAAACCTGTTTATTTTGGAGCAAAAAATGTAGTTATTAAAGGCTTACATAATAACGATAAAATTTTAACGCAAACCCTACCAGGAGCTTTCGACGGAATGATTGTAAAAATTAACAAAAAGAAGTAA